The segment CTGCTGACCTACGTACTGTGGCAGGAGCAACGCGGCAGCCGCCGCACGACGCTGTGGCGTCGCACGGTCGATGGCTGGAAGGCGGTGTTCCACCAGGGCACGCTGCTGACGCCGCGTGCGTGAAGCGCGGGCCGTCGCCTCAGGCGGCGGCCATCTGGGTCGGGATCGACCGATTGGTATGCGAAATCGCGTTCTTCGCGTCCACGTAGACCAGCATCGGCTGGTGCGCCTCGGCCTCGGCCTCGGACAACTGGCTGAACGCGGCGATGATGATCAGGTCGCCCGGCGAGGCGCGATGCGCCGCGCTGCCGTTCACCGAAATGATGCCCGAGCCGGCCTCCGCCTTCAGTGCGTAGGTGACGAAACGCTTGCCGTTGTTGATGTTCCAGGCG is part of the Dyella thiooxydans genome and harbors:
- the panD gene encoding aspartate 1-decarboxylase — encoded protein: MQLNMLKAKIHRATVTHAELHYEGSIAIDSLLLEASGIREYEQIHAWNINNGKRFVTYALKAEAGSGIISVNGSAAHRASPGDLIIIAAFSQLSEAEAEAHQPMLVYVDAKNAISHTNRSIPTQMAAA